Within Piliocolobus tephrosceles isolate RC106 chromosome 7, ASM277652v3, whole genome shotgun sequence, the genomic segment GCATTTCAGAATACTTTTTTAGTTACAGATTCTTATTTCCAAAATTATAGCCATTACTTTCTATTGCCTGATCTTGTCGTCATTTTCGTAGACAAATCCCTTCTTAGTGCAGTTAAAATGATGGTACTTTCTGCTACTTGCAGAAGAGAATCTGTGTGGCTGGCTTATGTAGTGCTTTTTACAGAAGCAAACAAGAATCAGTGATTATtcggtgtttagttttctttgcTTCCTGCTACCCTGATTTATCACTTTTTCtcaaattattcttcaaaaaaggtatatgaaaataatatatagctAACATTTGCTATGATATTTGtaaattcttttgtttcttaatgaGTTTAGCCCTGGGAAGGAGTAGTTGCTATTAACTCCGATGGTTTTATTTTCCatgttcctttttgtttattgcatttgtttatttaaagtatttctaAAGTGTGTTTCTTTATAGTCCAAAAGACTATTTTGAAGCAGTTATATCAAGAATtcagggaaaatatattttattgaggaagAAGAGGGATTTTTTCTTGCCTATATTATCTAGATTaatgatatatttattaaattttccaaataaatgcCCAGAAATTATTTTCAGTGCATATAGTGAGTGATAggagttttttaaagtttgtaattATATTGCTGTACCTTTTCAATCCAAACCTTAGACTATTATTTGACTATACTGCTTTCCTGGAGcaaataaataccttttttttttttttttaatgtgagaaaaaacatttttggtcttttgaaatttattttaaatttacaattgacacatggtatatatttatgggatacactGTGATGTttcagtgtgtgtatatattggtagacattgtgtaatgatcacatCAGAGTAATTACCATatccaagaaaacatttttctagaGGTTAATTCTACTTTGGATCCATAGTAGATGAAAATACTTATATGGTTTTTTCTTATGGCTGCTAAGCAGGGGACATTATTAGTAGGTAAATTAAGTTCTAGGACTGAAGCCATTTATGTTACTAACAAAGCTTTAGAGCTACTACaatacttaaacttttttttttttttaatcatgaatggcacggtagaattcaacagtgaataaatgaaacctgaattttatttcaaagcCTCACTTCCATAAGCTTAAAGGCATGAATCTTAGAAAAGCCTTAGATAGCATCTGTTCTGTTATGTTCATTTACAAGTTAGAAGAGTGAGACTCAAAGATGTGAGCTGACTTTTCCAAGATTATTTGGGAGTTGGTGGCAGACCTATGCCCATTAGCCTGGCAAATTGCCACAGTGGTCTAGAGAAGCAAGTTTTGCAAGACCATCTACTGGGGTACAGGAGAGAAAtactggaatttctttttttatttaattatgtagaaatttttctgtatatgttACAATGCACATTACTatagtaatatatgtatatgatgtaTAAACATNNNNNNNNNNGATGATTGGTCAGGTAGACTGCTACTGCATAATGTTATATAACCTTCATCTCCTCAGCTTTCCCCAGCCAAATCTGTTGTACATTATGCACAGTTTGTACTgcacaaagaagaacaaagaaaagagaaaattgaagTTTGAGTACAGGAGCCAGGAGTTCAGTCCTGGTTCCACGAATGATTGGGAGTTGTGCCTACCAGAATACACCCTGTAGAAATAGTACATGATGTGTGTATAAAATGTAGTACCTTCTAGCAAAGGCTTAGCATGTAGATTGACTTGCTTAATATTTGTTATAAAGGCAAAGCTAGATTAAGTATCCTGAAATGTAACTCTTTTCTTTGTGTACATCTAATTTGCTGTCTAGGAATCCCAGTCAGAAGTTCCAGCCTGCCACTGTTTTCTGATGCCATGCCAGCACCAACTCAACTGTTTTTTCCTCTGATCCGTAACTGTGAACTGAGCAGGATCTATGGCACTGCATGTTACTGCCACCACAAACACCTCTGTTGTTCCTCACCCTACATTCCTCAGAGTCGACTGAGATACACACCTCATCCAGCATATGCTACCTTTTGCAGGCCAAAGGAGAACTGGTGGCAGTACACCCAAGGAAGGAGATATGCTTCCACACCACAGAAATTTTACCTCACACCTCCACAAGTCAATAGCATCCTTAAAGCTAATGAATACAGTTTCAAAGTGCCAGAATTTGATGGCAAAAATGTCAGTTCTATCCTTGGATTTGACAGCAATCAGCTGCCTGCAAATGCGCCCATTGAGGACCGGAGAAGTGCAGCAACCTGCTTGCAGACCAGAGGGATGCTTTTGGGGGTTTTTGATGGCCATGCAGGTTGTGCTTGTTCCCAGGCAGTCAGTGAGAGACTTTTTTATTATATTGCTGTCTCTTTGTTACCCCATGAGACTTTGCTAGAGATTGAAAATGCAGTGGAGAGTGGCCGGGCACTGCTACCCATTCTCCAGTGGCACAAGCACCCCAATGATTACTTTAGCAAGGAGGCATCCAAATTGTACTTTAACAGCTTGAGGACTTACTGGCAAGAGCTTATAGACCTCAACACTGGTGAGTCAACTGATATTGATGTTAAGGAGGCCCTAATTAATGCTTTCAAGAGGCTTGATAATGACATCTCCTTGGAGGCACAAGTTGGTGATCCTAATTCCTTCCTCAACTATCTGGTGCTTCGAGTGGCATTTTCTGGAGCCACTGCTTGTGTGGCCCATGTGGATGGTGTTGACCTTCATGTGGCCAATACTGGCGATAGCAGAGCCATGCTGGGTGTGCAGGAAGAGGACGGCTCATGGTCAGCAGTCACGCTGTCTAACGACCACAATGCTCAAAATGAAAGAGAACTAGAACGGCTGAAATTGGAACATCCAAAGAGTGAGGCCAAGAGTGTGGTGAAACAGGATCGGCTGCTTGGCTTGCTGATGCCATTTAGGGCTTTTGGAGATGTAAAGTTCAAATGGAGCATTGACCTTCAAAAGAGAGTGATAGAATCTGGCCCAGACCAGTTGAATGACAATGAATATACCAAATTTATTCCTCCTAATTATCACACACCTCCTTATCTCACTGCTGAGCCAGAGGTAACTTACCATCGATTAAGACCACAGGATAAGTTTCTGGTGTTGGCTACTGATGGGTTGTGGGAGACTATGCATAGGCAGGATGTGGTTAGGATTGTGGGTGAGTACTTAACTGGCATGCATCACCAACAGCCAATAGCTGTTGGTGGCTACAAGGTGACTCTGGGACAGATGCACGGCCTTCTAACAGAAAGGAGAACCAAAATGTCCTCGGTATTTGAGGATCAGAATGCAGCAACCCATCTCATTCGCCACGCTGTAGGCAATAACGAGTTTGGGACTGTTGATCATGAGCGCCTCTCCAAAATGCTTAGTCTTCCTGAAGAGCTTGCTCGAATGTACAGAGATGACATTACAATCATTGTAGTTCAGTTCAATTCTCATGTTGTAGGGGCGTATCAAAACCAAGAATAGTGAGTGGCTCTTTCACTGGCAATTCTCAAATGATATACATTTAAagggcagatttttaaaaaagatactacTATAATAAACATTTCCAGTTGGTCATTCTAAGGCTTTACCCATTTGATACTCTAGCTAGTCAGGTACTTTAAATTGACTTTGCAGCAGGGTGGCAGGGTCAGGAGAGTCTGGTTCTGCCTAGCTCAGATTTCATGGCACCTGCACTTGAAGCAAGTCACTTCTTTATCACAGGTGTCTTGAAACATTGGCTTCTTTTACCAACCTGAGAAAATTAGGATGACCTGGCAAATAAGATCTTGAATAGGCCAAAAGCAAGTATCTTGCTGTGTGGTCTCTTGGTTAAAGTGAAGAAACAGTACTGTTCACACCTGCAGACCCCTTTCTTCACTGAGATTCCAGTGTACGTgagaacatatatttattgcatgaTTTTCTAGGTGCACAGTCTATGCATtattcatatacatttattttagccTGAAGTGGTTTTCAAATCCAATTCTTTAAGCCATAAATGACCAAGATCCAAGCAATCTGAATTTGTTTTTGTGATTATTTGACTGGAATGCTTCTTAAGTGGAATAACTATACTCCATTATCCACCCGATTTCCTAATGTAattgaaacattttctattttgccACACACTTGGAGACAATAAGGGTTTTTAGTTTTATCTACTCTTCTATTGaagttaaataaagaaaaaaagattttttatttgtattaatgaAAAGCTTTAGTTTAAAATAAGGAGATccagaataaaaagaagagactGATCTCTTCAATTATTGTCATCTGTAGCCACCAGCACACCACTCTTATATAATCCCCAAAGGCTTGGCATGCTGTAAGTGTGTGGTGGGTAGACTGCTGCCGGGGAATCGTACTTCTTATTTAGTAGTGATAAGACTTTTCAtcatttttggaattttaaagatgacatatataaaataagtttaaatatcAATTTGGGGAGTAAGGTTTAATATTACCATTGGGTATTGAGACAggagaaagtttttatttttctccatttagaCATAagtcaattaaaatatttggGTTTAAAATGACTAAATGCTTTAAACATATTGTAGCTTAAGATATATGTGTTAAGATATATACATGAGAAACTTTAAAAGGTAACTACTGTGCATGCCTGATGCTTAATAGAACACTTACGTAGTGACATCAAATGTTTGCAGCAGTCTCCATAATTATATTCAGTCCCTTCTAATACTGTAtcaacataaatgaaataaatatattcaaattggCTTTTTGGGAGCTTATTTACTATGCATCAAATGGCATTTTGTTCCTGTGTTTAGTAGTGATCTGTATACAGCTGTGCATATACTTTCATCACTTATTCTAGCATCACTGTTAAAAAATGGCTGTGATTATGTTTGATACTCACCTGGATTTTAATACAAGCCAATATCAGCTTCCCATCGTGTAATAACTTGGGTGTTTAggagtcttttcacatttttggggGATATGAACTAGATGTTTAAGGATTCCTTCTGGAGTGTGGATACTGAATCAGTGTAGTATTGGCTGCAGAATTTGTTTCAATTGAAAATAGACTCAGGAAGATTGCTGCTCCGAATAtcatataatgtttattttttgaggtgtttttgtttttatttgtgggttttttttttttttggaagtcaGCTTGGAACTTTTTTCCTGGGAAGTATCTGGGAGAGGGAAAGGCTgtactatatatttatttctaaatgttttgactgggcctttttcttttaatgatatATGTGGACTGCTCTAGCAAACCCTATTTTCAGCTACTATTTGAATGTTCTTGAACACCACCACTGAAGAGTTTCATATTATACACCAAATAATGTCTCATCTCTATATAGTATAGGGAATATAAAATTGGTTTCCTGTGGTCATGATCAAGATAGTAATATTATTACACAAGAAACTTGGTCTGCAGTCTGAAAGCTGGTCTACTCTCTATAG encodes:
- the PDP1 gene encoding pyruvate dehyrogenase phosphatase catalytic subunit 1 isoform X2; translated protein: MPAPTQLFFPLIRNCELSRIYGTACYCHHKHLCCSSPYIPQSRLRYTPHPAYATFCRPKENWWQYTQGRRYASTPQKFYLTPPQVNSILKANEYSFKVPEFDGKNVSSILGFDSNQLPANAPIEDRRSAATCLQTRGMLLGVFDGHAGCACSQAVSERLFYYIAVSLLPHETLLEIENAVESGRALLPILQWHKHPNDYFSKEASKLYFNSLRTYWQELIDLNTGESTDIDVKEALINAFKRLDNDISLEAQVGDPNSFLNYLVLRVAFSGATACVAHVDGVDLHVANTGDSRAMLGVQEEDGSWSAVTLSNDHNAQNERELERLKLEHPKSEAKSVVKQDRLLGLLMPFRAFGDVKFKWSIDLQKRVIESGPDQLNDNEYTKFIPPNYHTPPYLTAEPEVTYHRLRPQDKFLVLATDGLWETMHRQDVVRIVGEYLTGMHHQQPIAVGGYKVTLGQMHGLLTERRTKMSSVFEDQNAATHLIRHAVGNNEFGTVDHERLSKMLSLPEELARMYRDDITIIVVQFNSHVVGAYQNQE
- the PDP1 gene encoding pyruvate dehyrogenase phosphatase catalytic subunit 1 isoform X1, with amino-acid sequence MCVCPGPRRIGIPVRSSSLPLFSDAMPAPTQLFFPLIRNCELSRIYGTACYCHHKHLCCSSPYIPQSRLRYTPHPAYATFCRPKENWWQYTQGRRYASTPQKFYLTPPQVNSILKANEYSFKVPEFDGKNVSSILGFDSNQLPANAPIEDRRSAATCLQTRGMLLGVFDGHAGCACSQAVSERLFYYIAVSLLPHETLLEIENAVESGRALLPILQWHKHPNDYFSKEASKLYFNSLRTYWQELIDLNTGESTDIDVKEALINAFKRLDNDISLEAQVGDPNSFLNYLVLRVAFSGATACVAHVDGVDLHVANTGDSRAMLGVQEEDGSWSAVTLSNDHNAQNERELERLKLEHPKSEAKSVVKQDRLLGLLMPFRAFGDVKFKWSIDLQKRVIESGPDQLNDNEYTKFIPPNYHTPPYLTAEPEVTYHRLRPQDKFLVLATDGLWETMHRQDVVRIVGEYLTGMHHQQPIAVGGYKVTLGQMHGLLTERRTKMSSVFEDQNAATHLIRHAVGNNEFGTVDHERLSKMLSLPEELARMYRDDITIIVVQFNSHVVGAYQNQE